A window of Aliarcobacter trophiarum LMG 25534 contains these coding sequences:
- a CDS encoding BtrH N-terminal domain-containing protein, with amino-acid sequence MINDFKHSQYAHCESGVVSSMLTNSGLKISEPMAFGLTSTLSFAFFPIVKVNGMPLIAYRAIPKNIINKIEKSLKIKLFKKSFRNMLEANLELDKALENGKLVGLQTSVFYLPYMPSDMRFHFNAHNLLVYGKIEKNYQISDPVFENIVECSQKDLIKARFAKGVFSPKGFMYYVDKLPKNIEFETILKKAIRKNAKSMLTVFPYAGVRGMRKLVSHIEKLQEKDERYIKNYLTHIVRMQEEIGTGGGGFRYLYAAFLKEAIKYNLDVDKLNKASELLTLSGDTLRNFALKCVESAKKIERFNPKEISDILIEASNYEEKAFKILKSI; translated from the coding sequence ATGATTAACGATTTTAAACACTCACAATATGCTCACTGTGAAAGTGGTGTAGTATCTTCAATGCTTACAAACTCTGGATTAAAAATTAGTGAACCTATGGCATTTGGACTTACTAGCACTTTGTCTTTTGCATTTTTTCCTATAGTAAAAGTAAATGGAATGCCACTAATCGCATATAGGGCAATACCTAAAAATATTATAAATAAGATAGAAAAATCTTTAAAGATTAAGTTATTTAAAAAGAGTTTTAGAAATATGCTTGAGGCAAATTTAGAACTAGATAAAGCTTTAGAAAATGGTAAACTAGTAGGTCTTCAAACTTCAGTTTTTTATCTTCCTTATATGCCTTCTGATATGAGATTTCACTTTAATGCTCATAATCTTTTAGTTTATGGAAAGATTGAAAAAAACTATCAAATATCTGACCCTGTTTTTGAAAATATTGTAGAGTGTTCACAAAAAGATTTAATAAAAGCAAGATTTGCAAAAGGTGTTTTTTCTCCAAAGGGTTTTATGTACTATGTAGATAAGCTACCAAAAAATATAGAGTTTGAGACTATTTTGAAAAAAGCGATAAGAAAAAATGCAAAATCTATGCTTACCGTTTTCCCATATGCTGGAGTTAGGGGTATGAGAAAATTAGTTTCACATATAGAAAAACTTCAAGAAAAAGATGAGAGATATATAAAAAACTATTTAACTCATATTGTACGAATGCAAGAAGAGATAGGTACAGGTGGTGGTGGTTTTAGATACCTTTATGCTGCTTTTTTAAAAGAAGCTATAAAATATAATCTGGATGTTGATAAATTAAATAAAGCTAGTGAGCTTTTAACTTTAAGTGGAGATACTCTTAGAAATTTTGCTTTAAAATGTGTAGAGAGTGCAAAAAAAATAGAGAGATTTAATCCCAAAGAGATATCAGATATTTTAATTGAAGCTTCAAATTATGAAGAGAAAGCTTTCAAAATATTAAAAAGTATTTAG
- a CDS encoding lipase family protein encodes MSLSFLDIAKFANDTYKHNPNLDLFTNKEFINLKVSFDDSTGFHATSYYNPNTKEVVIAYTGTNGISDVNDDGKLALRLSTEQTPEAIKFLETTNTEIKNTYGLELRNTNVTITGHSLGGYLAQKVIQDVLSKGTINKENLVAVIFNSPGTGEKVEHSKNIVSISDNNDSVNAVGGSKITDNIMEVNSGTNDFYVSHKMDTMIKYLEEHPSIGLFTVKYLNELTDNEKQQFLNNPEDFILNYEDSDSKVGKLIREAVKDYAKLETELNNQKAVNAIKDFNDGKINLDKVIDAVSLSPKAISDFSNILKNKGNSNLLNFLKDVESFKTAPEEIKRRIILESEEGNQASTQLGTSIGGSIGSLVVANNDFSNIEKIAISTSTTVVGQNVGEYLGGKSDAFDNIDKDLGNTLQGAVVSFALSSFFAKNDTLGDILGMDGTFVGDFADVTISASLGYATGMYIASNFNTAISWAK; translated from the coding sequence ATGAGTTTGAGTTTTCTTGATATTGCAAAGTTTGCAAATGATACTTACAAACATAATCCTAATTTAGATTTATTTACAAATAAAGAATTTATAAATTTAAAGGTATCTTTTGATGATTCTACAGGATTTCATGCAACATCTTACTATAATCCTAATACTAAAGAAGTTGTTATAGCATATACAGGAACAAATGGTATAAGTGATGTTAATGATGATGGAAAGTTAGCTCTAAGACTTTCTACTGAACAAACTCCTGAGGCTATAAAATTTTTAGAAACTACTAATACTGAAATAAAAAATACTTATGGATTAGAATTAAGAAATACTAATGTTACTATTACTGGGCACTCTTTAGGTGGATATTTAGCTCAAAAGGTAATTCAAGATGTTTTGTCAAAAGGAACTATAAATAAAGAAAATTTAGTTGCAGTAATCTTTAATTCTCCTGGAACAGGTGAAAAAGTTGAACATAGCAAGAATATTGTTTCAATATCTGATAACAATGATTCTGTTAATGCTGTTGGTGGAAGTAAAATTACTGATAATATTATGGAAGTTAATAGTGGAACTAATGATTTTTATGTATCTCATAAAATGGATACAATGATTAAATATTTAGAAGAACACCCATCTATTGGGCTTTTTACTGTGAAATATTTGAATGAATTAACAGATAATGAGAAACAACAATTTTTAAATAACCCAGAAGATTTTATACTTAATTATGAAGATAGTGATTCAAAAGTTGGTAAATTAATTAGAGAAGCTGTAAAAGATTATGCTAAATTAGAAACAGAACTTAATAATCAAAAAGCAGTTAATGCTATTAAAGATTTTAATGATGGAAAAATAAATTTAGATAAAGTAATTGATGCTGTATCTTTATCTCCAAAAGCTATATCAGATTTTAGTAATATTTTAAAAAATAAAGGAAATAGTAACTTACTTAATTTCCTTAAAGATGTTGAAAGTTTTAAAACAGCACCAGAAGAGATAAAAAGAAGAATAATATTAGAATCAGAAGAAGGAAATCAAGCTTCAACACAATTAGGTACATCTATTGGTGGAAGTATAGGAAGCTTGGTAGTAGCAAATAATGATTTTTCAAATATAGAGAAGATAGCTATTTCAACTTCAACAACAGTTGTAGGGCAAAATGTAGGAGAATATCTAGGTGGTAAATCTGATGCTTTTGATAATATTGATAAAGATTTAGGAAATACACTACAAGGAGCAGTGGTATCCTTTGCTCTTTCATCATTCTTTGCTAAAAATGATACTTTAGGTGATATTTTAGGAATGGATGGAACATTTGTAGGAGATTTTGCAGATGTTACAATAAGTGCAAGTCTTGGATATGCTACTGGAATGTACATTGCAAGTAATTTTAATACTGCTATATCTTGGGCAAAATGA
- a CDS encoding IS3 family transposase (programmed frameshift), whose product MARREYSEEFRRDAVKQVIENGYGVVETAERLGVHYDSLRNWIKKYKSPEAEVEIKKTQDTTAEIKRLQKELKRVTEERDILKKGRSVLCKQPKLKYAFIKEYQIQYTIRRMCTVLKVHPSGYYKWLKQPISNLEIENQQILQEIKKAYRESNGIYGYRNIHKDLKASNIHVNKKRVARLMKEAKLCGIGNYKRKPKHKAGSIHKAHPNHLKQCFLTYKPNESWVSDITYIRTYEGWLYLATVIDLYSRKIIGWATGHRQSTSLIIKALKKTTHRIKNHKVILHSDQGSQYSSYEYQTFLKHHNIIPSMSRRGNCYDNAVAESFFKTLKKELVRKTIFHTRAEARDKIFEYIEMFYNAKRRHSFLDFISPNEFEKRYNDSVTQPKVLTD is encoded by the exons ATGGCAAGAAGAGAATATAGTGAAGAGTTTAGAAGAGATGCTGTAAAACAAGTTATAGAAAATGGATATGGGGTTGTTGAAACAGCTGAGAGGTTAGGTGTCCATTATGATTCTTTGAGAAACTGGATAAAAAAATACAAATCACCAGAAGCTGAAGTAGAAATAAAAAAAACTCAAGATACAACAGCTGAAATAAAAAGATTGCAAAAAGAATTAAAGAGAGTTACAGAAGAGAGGGATATTTTAAAAAAGG GCCGCAGCGTACTTTGCAAACAACCCAAATTAAAGTACGCATTTATAAAGGAGTATCAAATACAGTACACAATCAGAAGAATGTGTACTGTATTGAAAGTTCATCCTAGTGGGTATTATAAATGGTTAAAACAACCTATTTCAAATTTAGAGATTGAAAATCAACAAATTTTACAAGAGATAAAAAAAGCATATAGAGAGTCAAATGGGATATATGGATATAGAAATATTCATAAAGATTTAAAGGCTTCAAATATACATGTAAATAAGAAAAGAGTTGCAAGATTAATGAAAGAAGCAAAACTTTGTGGAATAGGAAATTATAAAAGAAAACCAAAGCATAAGGCTGGTTCAATTCATAAAGCACATCCAAATCATTTAAAACAATGTTTTTTAACATATAAACCAAATGAATCTTGGGTTAGTGATATCACATATATCAGAACTTATGAAGGATGGTTATATTTAGCTACAGTTATAGATCTTTATTCAAGAAAAATAATTGGTTGGGCAACAGGACATAGACAATCAACATCTTTAATTATTAAAGCTTTGAAAAAAACAACTCACAGAATTAAAAATCATAAAGTAATTCTTCATTCAGATCAAGGTAGCCAATATAGTTCTTATGAATACCAAACATTTTTAAAGCATCATAATATTATCCCAAGTATGAGCCGTAGAGGTAATTGTTATGATAATGCAGTAGCAGAGAGTTTTTTTAAGACATTAAAAAAAGAATTAGTTAGAAAAACTATATTTCATACAAGAGCAGAAGCTAGAGATAAAATATTTGAATATATAGAAATGTTTTATAACGCAAAAAGACGACATAGTTTTTTAGATTTTATAAGTCCAAATGAATTTGAGAAAAGATACAATGATAGTGTTACTCAACCCAAGGTGTTAACTGATTAA
- a CDS encoding beta-ketoacyl-ACP synthase III — MNDVFINKIEKFMPNEPVFNDEIEDYLGYIGGKKSKARKIVLKSNGIKRRFYVLEKDTQKQLFLNSQLCAKAINKLEDKDFRLENLEVLACGTTSPDQLMPGHSLMVQGELKLKPIETISASGICLSGVNALKYIYLGIKSGEFKNGISTGSEASSPILSAKNFQEESKNLEELELNPNIAFEKDFLRWMLSDGAGAMLLEDKPNKHSISLKIEFIDILSYAGEMEVCMYSGLEVKEDKNIRAWRDFEQKELMEKSILSVQQNVKLLNENIVKYTVVKPLKEIIKKRALKASLYNYFLPHYSSLYFRDKLYEGLKEADFEIPYEKWFTNLENFGNTGSASIYIILEELFNSKKLKKGEKILCYIPESGRFSTAFFSLEVV; from the coding sequence GTGAATGATGTTTTTATAAATAAAATAGAAAAATTTATGCCAAATGAACCAGTATTTAATGATGAAATAGAGGATTATTTGGGATATATTGGTGGTAAAAAATCAAAAGCAAGAAAGATAGTTTTAAAAAGTAATGGAATTAAAAGAAGATTTTATGTGTTAGAAAAAGATACACAAAAACAGCTTTTTTTGAATTCACAACTTTGTGCAAAGGCTATTAATAAATTAGAAGATAAAGATTTTAGATTAGAAAACTTAGAAGTACTAGCTTGTGGTACAACTTCTCCTGATCAATTAATGCCAGGACATAGCTTAATGGTTCAAGGTGAATTGAAATTAAAACCTATAGAGACAATATCTGCATCTGGAATATGTTTAAGTGGAGTAAATGCACTAAAGTATATCTATTTAGGTATAAAATCAGGTGAGTTTAAAAATGGTATTTCAACAGGTTCTGAGGCATCTTCTCCAATTTTAAGTGCAAAAAACTTTCAAGAAGAGTCAAAAAATCTTGAAGAACTTGAATTAAATCCCAATATCGCATTCGAAAAAGATTTTTTAAGATGGATGTTGTCAGATGGTGCTGGAGCTATGCTTTTGGAAGATAAACCAAATAAACACTCTATCTCTTTAAAAATTGAGTTTATAGATATTTTATCTTATGCAGGAGAGATGGAAGTTTGTATGTATAGTGGGCTTGAAGTTAAAGAGGATAAAAACATAAGAGCTTGGAGAGATTTTGAACAAAAAGAGCTTATGGAAAAATCCATTTTAAGTGTACAACAAAATGTAAAGCTACTAAATGAAAATATAGTTAAATATACTGTTGTAAAACCTTTAAAAGAGATTATAAAAAAGAGAGCTCTAAAAGCTAGTTTGTATAACTATTTTTTACCACACTACTCATCTTTATATTTTAGAGATAAACTTTATGAGGGATTAAAAGAAGCAGACTTTGAAATACCTTATGAAAAATGGTTTACAAATCTTGAAAACTTTGGAAATACAGGGAGTGCTTCTATTTACATAATTCTTGAAGAGCTCTTTAATAGTAAAAAGCTCAAAAAAGGTGAAAAAATTCTTTGTTATATTCCTGAAAGTGGAAGATTTTCAACTGCATTTTTCTCTTTAGAAGTTGTATAA
- a CDS encoding exonuclease SbcCD subunit D C-terminal domain-containing protein, producing MKILHTSDWHLGQNFMGKSRVDEHEAFLSWLLKIIEKKQIEVLLVSGDIFDTGTPPNYALELYYNFLKKLSNIKSLITTIITAGNHDSVSTLKAPKQLLEVLNVHVITTGNEDENIIIPINKNNDLISIVCAVPFLRDSVIRESLSGITISEKEKLANNGIKAYYENCYKKALELKKDKNIPIIAMGHLTTVGSRSSQSERDIYIGGTIDIGGDYLASMFDYVALGHLHINQVVGNNEHVRYSGSPIPLSFSESKNTQKVNLVSFTQNEMSIEEIEVPLFRKLVVIKGNLETINNELTKIEDKNSWIEVHIKDDNAMYANNEIRQLASKLELTLLAVKIDKSEKQLKANELKVISLDELSVEQVFEKRLELENLEDKEFEKELLLNFKEVISKVQSL from the coding sequence ATGAAAATTTTACACACATCAGATTGGCATCTTGGTCAAAATTTTATGGGAAAAAGTAGGGTAGATGAGCATGAAGCTTTTTTATCATGGCTTTTAAAAATAATAGAAAAAAAACAAATTGAAGTATTACTAGTGTCTGGAGATATCTTTGATACAGGAACTCCACCAAATTATGCTTTAGAACTTTATTATAATTTTTTAAAAAAACTATCAAATATAAAATCTTTAATCACTACTATTATAACTGCTGGAAATCATGATTCAGTTTCAACTCTAAAAGCTCCAAAACAACTTTTAGAAGTTTTAAATGTTCATGTTATAACAACTGGTAATGAAGATGAAAATATAATTATTCCTATAAATAAAAATAATGATTTAATATCTATTGTTTGTGCCGTTCCATTTTTAAGAGATAGTGTGATTAGAGAATCATTAAGTGGAATAACAATAAGCGAAAAAGAAAAACTAGCAAATAATGGTATTAAAGCTTATTATGAAAATTGTTACAAAAAAGCACTTGAACTAAAAAAAGATAAAAATATCCCAATAATTGCAATGGGACACTTAACAACTGTTGGAAGTAGAAGTTCTCAAAGTGAAAGAGATATTTATATTGGTGGAACTATTGATATTGGTGGAGATTATTTAGCTAGTATGTTTGATTATGTTGCTTTAGGGCATCTTCATATAAATCAAGTTGTTGGAAATAATGAACATGTTAGATATTCAGGTTCTCCAATACCTCTTAGTTTTTCTGAATCTAAAAACACTCAAAAAGTAAATCTTGTATCTTTTACTCAAAATGAAATGAGTATAGAAGAAATAGAAGTTCCACTTTTTAGAAAACTTGTTGTTATAAAAGGAAATCTTGAGACTATTAATAATGAACTTACTAAAATTGAAGATAAAAATTCTTGGATAGAAGTTCATATAAAAGATGATAATGCAATGTATGCAAATAATGAAATCAGACAATTAGCCTCAAAACTTGAACTAACACTACTTGCAGTAAAAATAGATAAAAGTGAAAAACAATTAAAAGCTAATGAATTAAAAGTTATAAGTTTAGATGAATTATCAGTTGAACAAGTATTTGAAAAAAGATTAGAACTTGAAAACCTAGAAGATAAAGAGTTTGAAAAAGAGCTACTTTTAAATTTTAAAGAAGTAATTTCAAAGGTGCAAAGCCTATGA
- a CDS encoding KTSC domain-containing protein: MEMIPVSSSAISHIGYDKNTKQMKITFKGSGTYDYCNVPESVFEAFKNALSIGTHYSKYIKDKYNCF; this comes from the coding sequence ATGGAAATGATACCTGTTAGTTCAAGTGCAATTAGTCATATTGGATATGATAAAAATACTAAACAAATGAAGATAACTTTTAAAGGAAGTGGAACTTACGATTACTGTAATGTACCAGAAAGTGTTTTTGAAGCATTTAAAAATGCATTGTCAATTGGTACTCATTATAGTAAATATATTAAAGATAAATATAATTGTTTTTAG
- a CDS encoding AAA family ATPase: protein MKILKIKSLNINSLKGEFEVDFDKFLKDESLFAITGPTGAGKSTILDVITCALYGRTARLTNPNELMSRHTGECLCEVEFEVKGKVYRSSWSQKRARKSSDGAFQSAKMEISEVETGKVLESYLSKVPKYIEDLSGLDFDRFIQSMMLAQGSFDAFLKAKENERSSLLEKITGTQIYKQISQEIYQTYTRKNDEIKLDESLLGNIELLSNEVIGEKTLILNSSKTHKLELDSKGNELKKVINWLENLQKLEAANIKYIQEFEQVTLEKENKKEDFIRLDFANKALNVQPIYQEKNSLTQIINQDKEKLEKLQKELEDLKQLLESTTNESLKSKDELDKEKISFDTNSKKLQEVRTLQTQINSKVDTQKEKNRKILNQKQELATLFKIDFQDMIEDEELISQNYIAQKNKIKNIESDLETILGEFTKIEEKTLNLNEQENNLRKELKLTEELLKNIEQYEKLSINIQNEKKLIDELEQQIKSQNSINIEKVKLITQIEENLQILKDKKEKELLIKNYEEDRKKLQSGKECFLCGSKEHPYITHSLNIDINITTIKLKEQEDLKDKESNELKQSEINIAKFTSKIESSNLEIQKLEAQQTANQEFFVSCNFQIKEDSKTTLQEQRISCEQELNELIELRDEKDKISRQKELIQANLNQKIQEQIKTDNLINTMNEIKNELVILNQDIQTLQIKSKAILDVVDLNIFEKEITSKFNIINEKYNSLSKELVNLNSKNESLNTQIIELNQKQINYNTKLEETKQNFTKALVENSFTSKEEFEKALLSKELREELNLMCKELDEKYNQIQTLKNDTIKKLQEQKELNLTDKELQTLNDESKELQTVIDELQKSIGSLEKELEINASNMKKHEDKINDLEKKKEAFKVWIKLNEMVGSASGDKFAKFAQGITLDQLIYLANKHLQILSPRYELKRSSDSSKLLEIEIIDGFQGDVVRPVSTLSGGESFIVSLSLALGLSALASQRISIDSLFLDEGFGTLDSDSLELALNALNQLQSSGKMVGVISHVEALKERIPLQIRVMPKGDGTSILDLN, encoded by the coding sequence ATGAAAATATTAAAAATAAAATCATTAAATATTAACTCACTAAAAGGTGAGTTTGAAGTAGACTTTGATAAGTTTTTAAAAGATGAATCTTTATTTGCTATTACTGGACCAACTGGTGCTGGGAAAAGTACTATTTTAGATGTAATTACTTGTGCTTTATATGGAAGAACTGCAAGACTTACAAATCCAAATGAGCTAATGAGTAGACATACAGGGGAATGTTTATGTGAAGTTGAATTTGAAGTAAAAGGAAAAGTTTATAGAAGTTCTTGGAGTCAAAAAAGAGCTAGGAAAAGTTCTGATGGAGCTTTTCAAAGTGCTAAGATGGAAATTAGTGAAGTTGAAACAGGAAAAGTTTTAGAATCATATCTTTCTAAAGTTCCAAAATATATAGAAGATTTAAGTGGGCTTGATTTTGATAGATTTATTCAATCTATGATGTTGGCTCAAGGAAGCTTTGATGCTTTTTTAAAAGCAAAGGAAAATGAGCGTTCAAGTTTACTAGAAAAGATTACTGGAACACAAATCTATAAGCAAATATCACAAGAAATATATCAAACATATACTAGAAAAAATGATGAGATTAAATTAGATGAAAGTTTATTAGGTAATATTGAACTGTTGTCTAATGAAGTTATTGGTGAAAAAACTTTAATTTTAAACAGTTCAAAAACTCATAAACTAGAACTAGATTCTAAAGGAAATGAGCTAAAAAAAGTAATAAATTGGCTTGAAAACTTACAAAAACTAGAAGCTGCTAATATTAAGTATATACAAGAGTTTGAACAAGTTACTCTTGAAAAAGAGAATAAAAAAGAAGATTTTATCAGATTAGATTTTGCAAATAAAGCTTTAAATGTTCAACCAATTTATCAAGAAAAAAACTCTTTAACTCAAATAATAAATCAAGATAAAGAAAAGCTAGAAAAACTTCAAAAAGAGTTAGAAGATTTAAAACAACTCTTAGAATCAACAACAAATGAATCATTAAAATCAAAAGATGAATTAGATAAAGAAAAAATTTCATTTGATACGAACTCTAAAAAACTTCAAGAAGTAAGAACACTACAAACTCAAATAAATAGTAAAGTAGATACACAAAAAGAGAAAAATAGAAAGATTTTAAATCAAAAACAAGAGTTAGCAACTCTTTTTAAAATAGATTTTCAAGATATGATTGAAGATGAAGAACTAATTTCTCAAAATTATATAGCACAAAAAAATAAAATAAAAAATATTGAGAGTGATTTAGAAACTATTTTAGGTGAGTTTACAAAAATAGAAGAAAAAACTTTAAATTTAAATGAACAAGAAAATAACTTAAGAAAAGAACTTAAACTTACAGAAGAACTTCTAAAAAACATAGAACAATATGAAAAACTATCTATAAATATTCAAAATGAGAAAAAACTTATCGATGAATTAGAACAACAAATCAAAAGCCAAAATAGCATAAATATAGAAAAAGTAAAACTAATTACTCAAATAGAAGAAAATCTACAAATCCTAAAAGATAAGAAAGAGAAAGAACTATTAATAAAAAACTATGAAGAGGATAGGAAAAAACTACAAAGTGGGAAAGAGTGTTTTTTATGTGGTTCAAAAGAGCATCCATATATAACACACTCTTTAAATATAGATATAAATATAACAACTATAAAACTAAAAGAACAAGAAGATTTAAAAGATAAAGAGAGTAATGAATTAAAACAATCTGAAATAAATATTGCAAAATTTACTTCAAAAATCGAATCATCTAATCTTGAAATACAAAAGTTAGAAGCTCAACAAACAGCTAACCAAGAGTTTTTTGTTAGTTGTAACTTCCAAATCAAAGAAGATTCAAAAACAACACTACAAGAACAAAGAATATCTTGTGAACAGGAGTTGAATGAACTAATAGAACTAAGAGATGAAAAAGATAAGATTTCTAGACAAAAAGAGCTTATACAAGCAAATCTAAATCAAAAAATCCAAGAACAAATAAAAACTGATAATCTAATCAATACTATGAATGAAATCAAAAATGAGCTAGTAATTTTAAATCAAGATATTCAAACACTTCAAATAAAAAGTAAAGCTATTTTAGATGTAGTTGATTTAAATATCTTTGAAAAAGAGATAACAAGTAAATTTAACATTATCAATGAAAAATATAACTCTTTATCAAAAGAGTTAGTAAATCTAAATTCAAAAAATGAGTCATTAAATACTCAAATAATAGAGCTAAATCAAAAACAAATCAATTATAATACAAAACTAGAAGAGACAAAACAAAACTTTACGAAGGCTCTTGTAGAAAATAGTTTTACTTCAAAAGAAGAGTTTGAAAAAGCACTTTTATCAAAAGAGTTAAGAGAAGAATTAAATTTGATGTGTAAGGAACTAGATGAAAAATACAATCAAATCCAAACTCTAAAAAATGACACAATAAAAAAACTACAAGAACAAAAAGAGTTAAACCTAACAGATAAAGAACTTCAAACTTTAAATGATGAATCAAAAGAGTTACAAACTGTTATTGATGAACTTCAAAAATCAATAGGAAGTTTAGAAAAAGAGCTTGAAATCAATGCTTCAAATATGAAAAAACATGAAGATAAAATTAATGATTTAGAAAAGAAAAAAGAAGCCTTTAAAGTATGGATAAAACTAAATGAAATGGTAGGTTCAGCAAGTGGTGATAAATTTGCCAAATTTGCACAAGGTATAACACTAGACCAGTTAATCTATCTAGCAAATAAACATCTACAAATACTAAGTCCTAGATATGAACTTAAAAGAAGTAGTGACTCAAGTAAGCTATTAGAAATAGAAATAATTGATGGTTTCCAAGGTGATGTAGTAAGACCTGTAAGTACACTTTCAGGAGGGGAAAGTTTTATAGTAAGTCTCTCACTTGCCCTTGGTCTTTCAGCACTTGCAAGTCAAAGGATAAGTATAGATTCACTTTTCTTGGATGAGGGATTTGGAACACTAGATAGTGATAGTTTAGAACTAGCACTAAATGCACTAAATCAACTACAAAGTTCAGGAAAGATGGTAGGTGTGATTTCCCATGTGGAAGCACTAAAAGAGCGAATTCCATTACAGATTAGGGTTATGCCTAAGGGTGATGGGACGAGTATTTTGGATTTAAATTAA
- a CDS encoding class I SAM-dependent methyltransferase: MNNGFFKNAEKLTRLEALYEASKIAFAPIVFQVARALRDLKILEILIENRDGLTIEELANKSELSIYAIKVLSETAISSNILYEKENKLYISKVGIFINSDEMTKINMNYNHYVNYLGLYNLEESIKNKKPEGLKVFGDWETIYPALSSLPKKVQDSWFEFDHFYSDSGFPTAIEYLKNLNIKTILDIGGNTGKFAMELSKKYPKIDITIMDLPQQIKLAKKNIYEKNLTNISFLEANVLLDTLKDIASFDTIWMSQFLDCFEDEQIEMILQKIKSSKNKDAQICIMEPFWDRQNNEIASFCVINTSPYFTAMANGYSKMFRYSDFEKILKKLNFEILEVVDNIGLCQSIIRIK; the protein is encoded by the coding sequence ATGAACAATGGTTTTTTTAAAAATGCAGAAAAGCTAACAAGATTAGAAGCATTATATGAAGCTTCTAAAATAGCATTTGCACCGATTGTTTTTCAAGTTGCAAGAGCTCTTAGAGATTTGAAAATTTTAGAGATATTGATTGAAAATAGAGATGGTTTAACTATTGAAGAGTTAGCAAATAAATCAGAACTTTCCATTTATGCTATAAAAGTTTTAAGTGAAACAGCTATTAGTTCAAATATTTTATATGAAAAAGAGAATAAATTATATATCTCAAAAGTTGGAATTTTTATAAATAGTGATGAGATGACAAAAATAAATATGAACTATAATCACTATGTAAACTATTTGGGACTTTATAATTTAGAAGAGTCAATTAAAAATAAAAAGCCAGAAGGCTTAAAAGTATTTGGAGATTGGGAAACTATCTATCCAGCACTTTCAAGTTTACCAAAAAAGGTACAAGATAGTTGGTTTGAGTTTGACCATTTTTATTCTGATTCAGGATTTCCAACAGCAATAGAGTATTTGAAAAATTTAAATATAAAAACTATTTTGGATATTGGTGGAAATACTGGAAAATTTGCTATGGAGTTATCAAAAAAATATCCAAAAATAGATATAACAATAATGGATTTACCACAACAAATTAAACTAGCTAAAAAAAATATATATGAAAAAAATTTAACAAATATCTCTTTTTTAGAGGCTAATGTTTTACTTGATACTTTAAAAGATATAGCTAGTTTTGATACTATTTGGATGAGTCAATTTTTAGATTGTTTTGAAGATGAACAAATAGAGATGATTTTACAAAAGATTAAATCCTCAAAAAACAAAGATGCACAAATTTGTATAATGGAGCCTTTTTGGGATAGACAAAACAATGAAATAGCCTCATTTTGTGTAATTAATACAAGCCCATATTTTACAGCTATGGCAAATGGTTATAGTAAAATGTTTAGATATAGTGATTTTGAAAAGATTCTAAAAAAACTTAATTTTGAGATTTTAGAAGTTGTTGATAATATTGGTTTATGCCAATCAATTATTAGAATAAAATAA